In Pseudomonas sp. MTM4, one genomic interval encodes:
- a CDS encoding polysaccharide biosynthesis tyrosine autokinase: MTAMARSSLEYDEDNRIDLARILRVAFDHKALIITITALFALLGVAYAVVATPVYRASAMIQIEPKKAGITGVPEAIPRPNSVSQAVTEIELIKSRSVLGRTVDALKLYITTRPKYLPLLGSYMARQHDPETDGELAAPLLGMSSYAWGGEKLDIFQLDVPEAYLGEKLILRAGSAGAFSLYDADEKLLLSGKTNEAVQHEGFRVQIADLKARPGTEFAVVRSRPQTTALDYQKRLKVGEAGKDSGIIYLTLEDPDADKANHVLDQISRLYVRQNIERSSAEAAQRLEFLRSQVPLVRKELEKAEAALNDYQTSAQSVDISIETKGVLDQVVALEAQISEHELKRTEYNQLYTPEHPTYQTLMKKIGQLQAQKAALMGKIDTLPMTQQELLRLNRDMQVTTRTYTLLLDKAQEQDILRAGTIGNVRIIDNAYSVVEKPAKPIKPLVVLVAIFVGLLVSAMVILLRQVFYRGVESPETIEHLGIPVYAALPFSAKQEHLYRLRKIRDGRSKLLGTADPADLAIESLRSLRTSLKFAMLEARNQVLVVTSPTPSVGKSFVSSNLASVIAQAGQRVLLIDADMRRGYLAGVFGMAPRNGLSDALVSGLRLAAVINKTDQANLHFVASGCSAPNPSELLMHDNFAKLLKEAEREYDFVIIDTPPVLAVTDAVLVAQQAGTCLLVARYGLSTASQIEASKRRLAQNGVLLKGAILNGVKRKASSTAYETGAYGYYSYSQKA, translated from the coding sequence ATGACTGCCATGGCCCGCTCTTCACTGGAATACGACGAAGATAATCGCATCGACCTGGCGCGTATTCTGCGCGTGGCGTTCGATCATAAGGCTCTGATAATCACCATCACCGCCCTCTTCGCCCTGCTCGGCGTCGCCTATGCCGTTGTCGCTACGCCGGTTTACCGAGCGAGCGCAATGATCCAGATCGAGCCCAAGAAAGCCGGCATAACCGGCGTACCAGAAGCCATACCCCGACCGAACTCGGTTTCCCAGGCGGTGACCGAAATCGAACTGATCAAGTCACGCTCGGTACTCGGGCGGACGGTCGATGCGCTGAAGCTCTACATCACCACTCGCCCCAAATACCTCCCACTTCTCGGCAGCTATATGGCGCGCCAGCATGACCCAGAGACGGACGGCGAACTCGCCGCGCCTCTGCTAGGTATGAGCAGCTATGCCTGGGGCGGCGAAAAACTGGACATATTCCAGTTGGATGTGCCCGAAGCCTATCTGGGCGAGAAGTTGATCCTACGTGCCGGTAGTGCGGGAGCGTTCAGCCTGTATGACGCGGACGAGAAATTGCTGCTGAGCGGCAAGACCAACGAAGCCGTGCAGCACGAGGGCTTTCGCGTACAGATCGCCGACCTCAAAGCCCGCCCGGGTACGGAATTCGCCGTCGTGCGCAGCCGTCCGCAAACCACCGCACTGGATTATCAGAAGCGCCTCAAGGTGGGTGAAGCCGGCAAGGACTCGGGAATCATCTACCTCACCCTCGAGGATCCGGACGCGGACAAGGCCAATCACGTGCTTGATCAGATCAGCCGTCTGTATGTGCGCCAGAACATCGAGCGCAGCTCCGCCGAAGCAGCACAGCGCCTGGAGTTTCTGCGTTCACAGGTGCCGCTGGTACGCAAAGAGCTGGAGAAGGCAGAAGCAGCGCTCAACGACTACCAGACCAGCGCGCAATCGGTAGACATCAGCATCGAAACCAAAGGTGTGCTGGACCAGGTCGTCGCGCTGGAAGCACAGATTTCCGAACACGAACTCAAGCGCACCGAATACAACCAGCTGTACACACCGGAGCACCCCACCTACCAGACGCTGATGAAAAAGATCGGTCAGCTGCAGGCACAAAAAGCTGCGCTGATGGGCAAGATCGACACATTACCGATGACTCAACAGGAATTGTTGCGCCTCAATCGCGACATGCAGGTCACGACCCGCACCTACACCCTGCTATTGGACAAGGCCCAAGAGCAGGACATCTTGCGCGCCGGCACCATCGGCAACGTGCGCATTATCGACAACGCCTACTCGGTGGTGGAGAAGCCAGCCAAACCGATCAAGCCCCTGGTCGTACTGGTCGCCATATTCGTCGGCCTGCTGGTGTCGGCGATGGTGATCCTGCTACGCCAGGTGTTCTATCGCGGCGTAGAGAGCCCGGAGACCATCGAACATCTGGGCATCCCGGTGTATGCCGCTCTGCCTTTTTCGGCGAAACAGGAACACCTTTACCGGCTCAGGAAAATCCGCGACGGAAGAAGCAAGCTGTTGGGCACGGCCGATCCGGCCGATCTGGCCATCGAGTCACTGCGCAGCCTGCGTACCAGCCTCAAATTCGCCATGCTCGAGGCTCGTAATCAAGTGCTGGTGGTCACCAGCCCGACCCCTTCGGTGGGCAAGTCCTTCGTTTCCAGCAATCTGGCATCGGTGATCGCCCAGGCGGGTCAGCGGGTGCTGCTCATCGATGCCGACATGCGTCGCGGTTATCTCGCGGGTGTGTTCGGCATGGCGCCGCGCAACGGTCTGTCCGATGCACTGGTCAGCGGGCTGCGTCTCGCCGCGGTCATCAACAAGACCGACCAGGCCAACCTGCATTTCGTTGCCAGCGGCTGCAGCGCGCCAAACCCGTCCGAGCTGCTAATGCACGACAATTTCGCCAAGTTGCTCAAAGAGGCGGAGCGCGAATACGACTTCGTCATCATCGATACACCACCGGTATTGGCCGTGACCGATGCGGTGCTGGTCGCGCAACAGGCTGGCACCTGCCTGCTGGTCGCGCGCTATGGACTAAGCACCGCCAGCCAGATCGAAGCATCCAAGCGGCGGCTGGCGCAGAACGGCGTACTGCTCAAGGGCGCCATTCTCAACGGCGTCAAGCGTAAAGCCTCGAGCACTGCCTATGAAACCGGTGCTTACGGCTATTACAGCTACTCTCAGAAAGCCTGA
- a CDS encoding WbqC family protein: MLRTAAMMQPYLFPYLGYFQLIAHSDAFVLGDDLQYVKASWINRNRVLVNGQPKLITFPLRKGGQFDPINQRWLCEDFPHEAQKLLRTLEFAYARAPYHDEVIALIREILTHPERNLARFVEHSIRCICAYLQITTPIHIGSEMGLPARMDKQERVIGLTKKLDAERYINPIGGMALYCPALFRAYGLSLRFLRMDDLSYPQFGQPFVPALSIIDVLMFNSRNDVQGLLKRFSLVEGIEQQAALQA; encoded by the coding sequence GTGCTCAGAACCGCAGCGATGATGCAACCCTACCTGTTCCCCTACCTCGGCTACTTCCAGCTGATCGCCCACAGCGATGCCTTCGTGCTGGGTGACGACCTTCAGTACGTCAAGGCTTCGTGGATCAATCGCAACAGGGTGCTGGTGAACGGGCAGCCTAAATTGATCACCTTTCCCCTGCGCAAGGGTGGCCAATTCGACCCAATCAACCAGCGCTGGCTATGCGAGGATTTCCCGCACGAAGCCCAGAAGCTGTTGAGGACGCTGGAATTCGCCTACGCCCGTGCCCCTTATCACGACGAAGTAATCGCACTGATCCGCGAGATCCTGACGCACCCGGAGCGCAATCTGGCGCGATTCGTCGAACATTCCATCCGCTGCATCTGTGCTTACCTGCAGATCACGACACCCATCCATATCGGGTCGGAGATGGGATTGCCGGCCCGCATGGACAAGCAGGAGCGGGTCATCGGCCTCACGAAAAAGCTCGATGCAGAGCGCTATATCAACCCCATCGGAGGCATGGCGCTGTACTGTCCCGCGCTTTTCCGAGCTTACGGCCTGTCACTGCGCTTTCTGCGCATGGACGATCTGAGCTACCCACAGTTCGGCCAACCTTTCGTGCCTGCGCTATCGATCATCGACGTGCTGATGTTCAACAGCCGAAACGATGTGCAGGGCCTGCTCAAGCGTTTCTCTCTCGTCGAAGGGATCGAGCAGCAAGCCGCATTGCAGGCATGA
- the rfaH gene encoding transcription/translation regulatory transformer protein RfaH, giving the protein MSALSNNPHWYLIQTKPRQEIRAEENLQRQHFECYRPHKPSTSGDGKADEALFPGYLFIRLDRHMDNWYPIRSTRGVARVVSFGSEPTPVRDELIEQLRQRLAAPAEKPKFQPGERVHLQGGGFNELEAIFVSDDGDERSVILLKLLQREQKVRVPTRYLSGCVAQP; this is encoded by the coding sequence ATGTCAGCGCTAAGCAACAATCCACACTGGTATCTGATCCAAACCAAACCCCGTCAGGAGATCCGCGCCGAAGAGAATCTCCAACGCCAACACTTCGAGTGTTACAGGCCACACAAGCCAAGCACTTCCGGTGACGGCAAAGCGGACGAAGCGCTGTTTCCCGGTTATTTGTTCATCCGCCTCGATCGGCACATGGACAACTGGTATCCCATCCGTTCGACCCGAGGAGTCGCCCGAGTGGTCTCTTTTGGCAGCGAACCCACACCGGTTCGGGACGAACTCATCGAGCAGCTCCGCCAGCGACTCGCGGCCCCGGCAGAGAAGCCCAAGTTCCAACCTGGCGAGCGTGTACATCTGCAGGGTGGCGGCTTCAACGAACTCGAGGCGATCTTCGTCAGCGACGACGGAGACGAACGTTCGGTGATCCTGCTGAAGCTGTTGCAGCGTGAGCAAAAAGTCCGCGTGCCAACCCGCTATCTCAGCGGTTGCGTCGCGCAGCCCTGA
- a CDS encoding glycosyltransferase family 4 protein, protein MKILFLHSLYAPHVGGGAEIVVRQLAEGLQGRGCDVTVLATGPETGLHEETLGGVRLYRAGLHNLYWHFTQSRPNLLLRLGWHYRDRYNRRMRLYVREVIAREQPDVVICHNLTGWSISAWDEISAAGVPIVQVLHDLYLLCPKDTMFSKGRSCGRQCGMCSAFRQHHAGASAQVAAVIGVSRFILDRVSGHGYFSQASRHVVHNSATLSESAPRTPRHNHSGLLRFGYIGTLSENKGVGWLIDQFQELSINATLEIAGRGKLDDEAQLKAKADPAKVRFVGYQNAATFMRNIDVLVVPSIWAEPFGLVAVEACAQHLPVIATNMGGLPEIIQNNLNGLLCSPADPDSLGRAMLKLYLDSGLRQRLSQQAHSSVAPFLDMERMLDQYQSILHAALHGRRAHDDADFTDYTASQIEPAGD, encoded by the coding sequence ATGAAGATTCTGTTTCTGCACAGCCTGTACGCACCCCATGTGGGTGGTGGCGCGGAAATTGTCGTGCGCCAGTTGGCCGAAGGCCTTCAGGGCCGAGGCTGCGACGTAACGGTGCTGGCCACCGGCCCGGAGACCGGGCTGCATGAGGAAACGCTAGGCGGCGTGCGACTCTATCGCGCCGGCCTGCACAACCTTTACTGGCACTTCACCCAGAGCAGGCCCAACCTGTTGTTGCGCCTCGGCTGGCATTACCGCGATCGCTACAACCGCCGCATGCGCCTGTACGTTCGCGAGGTGATCGCACGTGAGCAGCCGGACGTGGTGATCTGCCACAACCTGACCGGATGGTCGATCTCCGCGTGGGACGAGATCAGCGCGGCCGGTGTGCCGATCGTTCAGGTGCTGCATGATCTCTATTTGTTGTGCCCCAAAGACACCATGTTCAGCAAAGGCCGCAGTTGCGGGCGTCAGTGCGGTATGTGTTCGGCTTTCCGTCAGCATCACGCGGGGGCCTCGGCACAGGTCGCCGCGGTAATCGGCGTCAGTCGCTTCATTCTGGACCGGGTGTCCGGGCACGGGTATTTCAGCCAGGCCAGCCGCCACGTGGTGCATAACAGCGCGACACTGAGCGAGAGCGCACCGCGCACGCCGCGTCATAACCACAGCGGCCTGTTGCGTTTCGGCTATATCGGCACGCTGTCGGAAAACAAGGGCGTGGGGTGGCTGATCGATCAGTTTCAAGAACTGTCAATCAACGCCACCCTGGAAATCGCCGGGCGCGGCAAGCTGGACGATGAAGCGCAGCTGAAGGCAAAGGCCGATCCGGCCAAAGTCCGCTTCGTCGGCTATCAGAATGCCGCCACTTTCATGCGCAACATCGACGTACTGGTGGTGCCTTCGATATGGGCCGAGCCCTTCGGGCTGGTAGCCGTCGAAGCCTGTGCCCAGCACCTGCCCGTCATCGCAACGAACATGGGTGGCCTGCCGGAGATCATCCAGAACAATCTCAACGGGCTGCTCTGCTCACCGGCCGACCCCGACTCGCTCGGCAGAGCGATGCTCAAGCTCTATCTGGACAGCGGCCTGCGCCAGCGGTTATCGCAGCAGGCGCATAGCAGCGTTGCGCCATTTCTAGACATGGAACGCATGCTCGATCAGTACCAATCGATCCTGCATGCCGCGCTACACGGCCGGAGAGCCCATGATGACGCCGATTTCACTGATTACACCGCATCCCAGATCGAGCCCGCTGGCGATTGA
- a CDS encoding glycosyltransferase family 1 protein: MIVINARFLTQEMRGVQRFAEQISLQLGSLRDDLVFVAPNDIRLHDSAEQLQVRRIGRHRGHLWEQLDLPLWLARNGSPPLVSLCNTAPLAYGNQIATHHDITYVRHPESYSRAFRAIYRNLTPLLLKRIKALITVSEFSRKEIARFYGYPARHICVVPNAVDTRFQPFCAEQCSRGSAPYLLAVSSPSAHKNFARMVAAFLKLEGLDEVELRIIGDSNRIFSGSVHDVAGNRRIRMLGRLTDQELVEAYQGATAFVFPSIYEGFGIPPLEAQACGCPVIAARAASIPEVLGDSALYFDPLKVQDIADCMQRVLRDEALRQDLRRRGKANVARYCWNSSARQVSRLIDQAFTGVSDGRKADLQQLPLGQPKH, encoded by the coding sequence ATGATTGTGATCAATGCCCGCTTTCTGACCCAGGAAATGCGAGGTGTACAGCGCTTCGCGGAGCAGATCAGCCTGCAGCTCGGAAGCCTGCGCGATGACCTGGTCTTCGTTGCGCCAAACGACATACGCCTGCACGACAGCGCCGAACAGTTGCAGGTACGCCGCATCGGGCGCCACCGAGGCCATCTCTGGGAACAACTGGACCTCCCGCTGTGGCTCGCACGCAATGGCAGCCCACCGCTGGTTTCGCTCTGCAATACCGCCCCGCTCGCTTATGGCAACCAGATCGCGACCCATCATGACATTACCTATGTCAGGCATCCGGAAAGCTACTCGAGAGCGTTCCGGGCCATCTATCGCAATCTGACACCGCTGTTACTCAAACGAATCAAGGCGCTGATTACCGTGAGCGAATTTTCCCGGAAAGAGATAGCGCGCTTCTATGGCTATCCGGCACGCCATATTTGCGTGGTGCCCAACGCCGTGGACACGCGCTTTCAACCCTTCTGTGCCGAGCAATGTTCGCGTGGCTCGGCGCCTTATCTGCTTGCAGTGTCATCACCCAGCGCGCACAAGAACTTCGCCAGGATGGTCGCGGCATTTCTGAAACTTGAAGGGCTCGATGAAGTCGAGCTGCGCATCATCGGCGACTCGAACCGAATCTTCTCCGGCAGCGTCCATGATGTGGCCGGCAACCGGCGCATCCGCATGCTTGGCAGGCTCACCGATCAAGAGCTGGTGGAGGCCTACCAGGGCGCAACGGCCTTCGTGTTTCCGTCGATTTACGAAGGCTTTGGCATCCCCCCGCTCGAGGCGCAGGCCTGCGGCTGCCCCGTCATCGCGGCACGTGCCGCCTCCATTCCGGAAGTCCTGGGCGACAGCGCGCTGTACTTCGATCCTTTGAAGGTCCAGGACATCGCAGATTGCATGCAGCGGGTCCTGCGCGACGAGGCCTTACGCCAGGATCTGCGGCGGCGTGGCAAGGCGAATGTAGCGCGGTACTGCTGGAATTCGTCCGCCCGGCAGGTATCCCGGCTGATCGACCAAGCGTTCACCGGCGTGAGTGATGGTCGGAAAGCAGACCTACAACAGCTCCCGCTCGGCCAGCCCAAGCATTAA
- a CDS encoding glycosyltransferase family 4 protein, whose amino-acid sequence MKIAIVHDWLVTYAGAERVLAGLLETWPEADLFAVIDFLSDEDRASLGCKRATTTFIQQLPKAKTHYQKYLPLMPLAIEQLDMSPYDLVISSSHAVAKGVLTGPNQLHISYVHSPIRYAWDLQHQYLHEASLDHGLKAKLARMLLHYMRMWDQRTASGVDEFIANSHFIGRRINKSYRRESTVIYPPVDTRQFTLYADKEDFYLTASRMVPYKRIPMIVEAFSRMPDKKLIVIGTGPEMEKAKELATPNVTLMGYQNFAVLLHHMQRARAFVFAAEEDFGIAPIEAQACGTPVIAYGKGGVLETVRGIDHPEPTGIFYAEQTPESLIAAVAEFESEAHHILPDTCRASAERFSTERFRQEIKTFVDTRVREVSLLQGQDALLPRPTVAPVSVAPVYPTAVPMKPA is encoded by the coding sequence ATGAAAATCGCCATTGTTCATGACTGGCTGGTGACCTACGCAGGCGCCGAACGGGTGCTTGCCGGGCTGCTTGAGACCTGGCCGGAAGCAGACCTGTTCGCCGTCATCGACTTTCTCTCCGACGAAGATCGAGCCAGTCTCGGCTGCAAACGCGCCACCACCACTTTCATCCAACAACTGCCCAAGGCGAAGACGCACTACCAGAAGTATCTGCCCCTGATGCCCCTGGCTATCGAGCAGCTCGACATGTCGCCCTATGACCTGGTGATATCCAGCAGCCATGCCGTGGCAAAGGGCGTACTCACCGGGCCGAACCAACTGCACATCAGCTACGTGCACTCGCCGATCCGCTACGCCTGGGACCTTCAGCACCAGTATCTGCACGAGGCCAGTCTGGACCACGGCCTCAAGGCCAAACTGGCGCGCATGCTGCTGCACTACATGCGCATGTGGGACCAGCGCACCGCAAGCGGCGTGGACGAGTTCATCGCCAACTCTCACTTCATCGGTCGACGTATCAACAAGAGCTATCGCCGTGAGTCGACCGTGATCTATCCGCCCGTCGACACCCGTCAGTTCACGCTATATGCGGATAAAGAAGACTTTTATCTGACGGCGTCTCGGATGGTGCCGTACAAACGCATTCCGATGATCGTCGAAGCCTTTTCGCGCATGCCAGACAAGAAGCTGATCGTGATCGGCACCGGACCCGAAATGGAAAAGGCAAAGGAGCTCGCAACACCGAACGTGACGCTGATGGGCTATCAGAATTTCGCCGTGCTGCTGCATCACATGCAACGCGCCCGCGCATTCGTGTTCGCTGCGGAGGAAGATTTCGGCATCGCGCCCATCGAAGCTCAAGCCTGCGGCACCCCTGTCATCGCCTATGGGAAAGGTGGCGTGCTCGAAACCGTGCGGGGAATCGATCACCCCGAGCCGACAGGGATCTTCTATGCCGAGCAGACGCCAGAATCCCTGATTGCCGCGGTCGCGGAGTTCGAATCGGAAGCGCATCACATATTGCCCGACACCTGCCGTGCGAGCGCGGAGCGTTTTTCAACCGAACGATTCAGGCAAGAGATTAAGACCTTCGTCGATACTAGGGTTCGCGAGGTTTCTTTGCTTCAGGGACAGGATGCGCTGTTGCCCCGACCGACCGTTGCACCGGTGAGCGTCGCACCGGTTTACCCAACGGCGGTTCCAATGAAGCCCGCCTGA
- a CDS encoding glycosyltransferase encodes MTPKTTVVTVTYGDRLAYLQQLIERALAFVEINEVIVVSNAALAPLEQLPERWPGKVRLIQLPHNTGSANGYAVALEAALAGGADYIWMMDDDNAPTTAAVSILHRELTRLGGLLGPERVAVLGYRATQQADVAQGVPPRYILQPRSSYFGFHIAQLPYKLWRRLPWAKRPGKRPASISLPFAPYGGMLAHRSLYQRIGVPLKELVLYVDDTEYTRRITAGGGRLFLFTDAVIEELEESWNIKARTRNIYETFLLGDSDFRAYYAARNQAWFDKNVWAASPRLHRLNRAIFLTLLRLIARLRNTRKRLKLIEQAIHDGENGALGMSKIFPLR; translated from the coding sequence ATGACTCCCAAAACCACAGTGGTGACCGTGACCTATGGCGATCGGCTGGCTTACCTGCAACAGCTGATCGAGCGCGCGCTGGCCTTCGTCGAAATCAACGAAGTGATCGTCGTGAGCAATGCCGCGCTGGCGCCGCTGGAGCAACTGCCGGAGCGCTGGCCTGGAAAGGTCCGACTAATCCAGCTCCCGCACAATACAGGCTCGGCGAATGGCTATGCCGTGGCGCTCGAAGCTGCCCTGGCAGGCGGGGCCGATTACATCTGGATGATGGATGACGACAACGCTCCGACCACCGCGGCGGTGTCGATCCTGCATCGCGAACTGACGCGCCTGGGTGGCCTGCTAGGCCCGGAACGAGTCGCGGTGCTGGGCTATCGCGCAACGCAGCAGGCGGACGTTGCCCAAGGCGTACCGCCGCGCTACATCCTTCAGCCGCGCTCCAGCTATTTCGGCTTTCACATCGCGCAGCTTCCCTACAAGCTGTGGCGCCGCCTGCCGTGGGCCAAGCGGCCCGGTAAACGGCCAGCGAGCATCAGCCTGCCGTTCGCCCCCTATGGCGGTATGCTGGCGCATCGCAGTCTGTACCAACGCATCGGCGTGCCGCTAAAGGAACTGGTGCTTTATGTCGACGACACTGAATACACGCGACGCATCACTGCTGGCGGCGGTCGTCTGTTCCTCTTTACCGATGCCGTGATCGAAGAGCTCGAAGAGTCCTGGAACATCAAGGCGCGCACCCGCAACATCTACGAAACCTTCCTGCTCGGCGACTCGGATTTCCGCGCCTACTATGCCGCGCGCAATCAAGCCTGGTTCGACAAGAACGTCTGGGCCGCTTCTCCCCGGCTGCATCGCCTCAATCGTGCGATCTTCCTCACCCTGCTGCGTCTGATCGCCCGGCTGCGCAATACCCGTAAGCGCCTGAAGCTTATCGAGCAAGCCATTCATGACGGTGAAAATGGTGCGCTGGGCATGAGCAAAATCTTTCCATTGCGTTGA
- a CDS encoding acyltransferase: MDVTSVQRDANNFDFLRFFAASAVVIGHCYWLSGAGHVEPVRLFTGSMDTADIAVNLFFVMSGFLIAASWMNSRSVLDFVAKRALRIFPALCVSVLLTAFVVGPLATGLSLKAYLLNSQTLGYLSNMALITQFHLPAVFTDNPFPGTVNGSVWTLPYEVLMYASLLAMGLLKLFGRIAVLTVPAMLMLIHFQLAPGLGLDSDILHKSTRLGMFFFLGSALYLYRRNLPWNWKVALSLLALSLLSAKTELWLYIHVLTLPYLTIYLAHLRIPRLSGFGRYGDFSYGIYIFSFPIQQLLMHWFSPQLPLGAFMAISLFASIAIAALSWHWIESPALRLKRYLPGARERTARIDLSPAP; this comes from the coding sequence ATGGACGTCACATCAGTGCAACGTGACGCAAACAACTTCGACTTCCTGCGATTCTTCGCCGCTTCGGCAGTTGTCATCGGTCATTGTTATTGGCTGTCGGGAGCCGGCCATGTCGAACCGGTACGGCTATTCACCGGATCCATGGATACCGCCGACATTGCCGTGAACCTGTTCTTCGTAATGAGCGGCTTTTTGATCGCCGCCTCATGGATGAACAGTCGCAGCGTTCTGGACTTCGTCGCCAAACGCGCCCTGCGGATTTTTCCGGCGTTGTGCGTATCGGTCTTACTCACTGCGTTCGTCGTCGGGCCACTGGCGACCGGGCTGTCGCTGAAGGCATACCTTCTCAATAGCCAGACCCTGGGCTACCTCAGCAACATGGCCCTGATCACGCAATTTCATTTGCCTGCCGTCTTCACCGACAACCCCTTTCCCGGCACCGTCAATGGATCGGTCTGGACATTGCCCTACGAAGTGCTGATGTACGCCTCATTGCTGGCGATGGGGCTGCTCAAGTTATTCGGGCGAATCGCCGTGCTGACCGTGCCCGCGATGTTGATGTTGATCCATTTCCAGCTGGCACCTGGCCTGGGGCTGGACAGCGACATTCTGCATAAGTCCACCCGGCTGGGGATGTTCTTCTTCCTCGGTTCGGCGCTATACCTATATCGCAGAAATCTGCCCTGGAACTGGAAGGTCGCCCTGAGCTTGCTCGCGCTTTCGCTGCTCAGTGCCAAAACTGAGCTATGGCTGTATATCCACGTTCTGACATTGCCTTACCTGACCATCTATCTGGCACACCTGCGGATTCCGCGGTTGTCCGGATTCGGCAGGTATGGCGATTTCTCCTACGGCATCTACATTTTCAGCTTCCCGATCCAGCAGTTGCTGATGCACTGGTTCAGCCCGCAGTTGCCGCTGGGCGCATTCATGGCGATCAGCCTCTTTGCAAGCATCGCCATCGCAGCGTTGTCCTGGCATTGGATCGAGTCCCCGGCTTTACGGCTGAAACGCTATCTACCTGGGGCTCGCGAGCGTACCGCCCGTATAGATCTAAGCCCTGCGCCCTGA
- a CDS encoding sensor domain-containing diguanylate cyclase translates to MSFALLFRVDLRRLIVMLAILSGLITLSISFYASYQVQRESLIDSTLEANRAYAAKLAVGTETFFDSVQQQLRYSANILAEQFDDETLHGEVERLRLQTNSFNTVVVTDVRSVVRAISPHSEPLIGHQLGSPGAQEALRERRPLISSPYISALGTLVISISEPILDDDGTYLGYIGGVISLKEPNILNSMLGEHFYQDGSYLYAVDQNRRLLYHPDPKRLGTVVGENAVIDRVVSGESGSQRVINSQGQDMLAGFAAVPTARWGIIAQRPTAATLHPLDDLMLEVLRQTAPLALLTFVGVWWLSGLISRPLWQLAKSASGMDAPTSAERIQRIRSWYFEAAQLKRAMQLGISLLHQRIGKLNLDAQTDPLTGLHNRRGLTLALEALSAEGHSFAVVALDIDHFKRINDSYGHDAGDQVIRQLAQLMTACSRDADTLCRSGGEEFLMLLPNTNVESALRVAERLRHCVEQKQIPPVGHISISLGIAVWPIHADNIERVLKLADGALYLAKQHGRNRSEVADLDRDPALDFNRGG, encoded by the coding sequence ATGTCTTTTGCCCTACTGTTTCGCGTAGACCTGCGGCGGCTGATTGTGATGCTGGCGATTCTCAGCGGGCTGATTACGCTGAGCATCAGCTTCTATGCGAGCTATCAGGTGCAGCGCGAATCGCTCATCGACAGCACCCTCGAGGCCAATCGGGCCTACGCGGCCAAACTGGCCGTCGGCACCGAAACCTTCTTCGATTCGGTGCAACAGCAGCTCCGCTACAGCGCAAATATCCTGGCCGAGCAGTTCGATGATGAAACGCTGCACGGGGAGGTCGAACGACTGCGGTTGCAGACGAACAGTTTCAACACCGTCGTCGTCACCGACGTCCGGAGTGTGGTGCGTGCGATTTCGCCCCACAGCGAGCCGCTGATCGGGCACCAACTGGGTTCACCCGGCGCGCAAGAAGCGCTTCGAGAGCGACGGCCGCTGATCAGCAGCCCCTACATTTCAGCTCTCGGGACGCTCGTGATATCGATATCCGAACCGATCCTCGACGATGACGGCACGTACCTTGGCTACATCGGCGGCGTCATCAGCCTCAAGGAGCCGAACATCCTTAACAGCATGCTCGGCGAGCATTTTTACCAGGATGGTTCATACCTGTACGCGGTGGACCAGAATCGGCGGTTGCTCTACCACCCGGACCCTAAACGCCTCGGCACCGTAGTCGGGGAAAATGCAGTCATCGACCGGGTTGTCAGCGGCGAGTCGGGTAGCCAGCGGGTCATCAACAGCCAGGGGCAAGACATGCTGGCCGGTTTTGCCGCGGTGCCGACCGCGCGCTGGGGCATCATCGCGCAACGCCCGACCGCGGCGACGCTACACCCGCTCGACGACTTGATGCTTGAAGTGTTGCGCCAAACGGCCCCCCTCGCACTGCTGACTTTCGTTGGCGTCTGGTGGTTATCCGGGCTGATTTCGCGTCCGCTCTGGCAACTGGCCAAGAGCGCAAGCGGCATGGATGCACCTACCAGCGCGGAACGTATCCAGCGCATCCGCTCCTGGTATTTCGAGGCCGCGCAACTCAAGCGAGCGATGCAGCTGGGCATCAGCCTGCTGCATCAACGCATCGGCAAGCTCAACCTCGACGCCCAGACCGATCCCTTGACCGGTCTGCACAACCGCCGCGGCCTTACCCTTGCGCTGGAGGCTCTAAGTGCCGAAGGCCATTCATTCGCGGTCGTAGCCCTGGACATCGACCACTTCAAACGCATCAACGACAGTTACGGTCACGATGCTGGCGATCAGGTCATTCGTCAGCTGGCGCAATTGATGACCGCCTGCTCGCGAGACGCCGATACCCTTTGCCGAAGTGGTGGCGAAGAATTTCTGATGCTGTTGCCGAATACCAATGTCGAATCGGCATTGCGAGTCGCCGAACGCTTGCGCCATTGCGTCGAGCAAAAGCAGATCCCACCCGTGGGTCACATCAGCATTTCCCTCGGAATCGCCGTCTGGCCCATACACGCCGACAACATCGAGCGCGTCCTCAAACTGGCAGACGGCGCGCTGTACCTGGCCAAGCAACACGGCCGCAATCGCTCAGAGGTCGCCGACCTGGATCGGGATCCAGCGTTGGATTTCAACCGGGGCGGTTGA